A genome region from Micromonospora inyonensis includes the following:
- a CDS encoding PSP1 domain-containing protein, which produces MGMLCAVSFNRYGRLYYLDPGEFRPQVGDRVLVPTDDGPEVAECVWAAQWVGEDTDGFPKLAGLADEEDLRRDELLRKRKAEAKVASKRLIREHGLPMKVVAVDHVLGAEAGGSGRTTIYFTAPHRVDFRALVRDLGATLHCRVELRQLSARDSARVQGGIGSCGRDLCCATFLNDFEPVTIRMAKDQDLPLNPLRISGACGRLMCCLKYEHPLYDGSSTYPTPGQRVETPDGLGKVVSKHPPSETVTVRQLSDGAVKRCSLSEVCGSRRAYEDEGRTEPRLTD; this is translated from the coding sequence ATGGGGATGCTCTGCGCGGTCAGCTTCAACCGGTACGGCCGCCTCTACTACCTCGACCCGGGCGAGTTCCGCCCGCAGGTGGGCGACCGCGTCCTGGTGCCCACCGACGACGGTCCCGAGGTGGCCGAGTGCGTCTGGGCGGCGCAGTGGGTCGGCGAGGACACCGACGGCTTCCCCAAGCTCGCCGGCCTCGCCGACGAGGAGGACCTGCGCCGCGACGAGTTGCTGCGCAAGCGCAAGGCCGAGGCGAAGGTCGCCTCGAAGCGCCTGATCCGCGAGCACGGGCTGCCGATGAAGGTGGTCGCCGTCGACCATGTCCTCGGTGCCGAGGCCGGGGGCAGCGGTCGCACCACCATCTACTTCACCGCGCCGCACCGGGTGGACTTCCGCGCCCTGGTCCGCGACCTCGGCGCGACCCTGCACTGCCGGGTCGAGCTGCGTCAGCTCTCCGCCCGCGACTCGGCCCGGGTGCAGGGCGGGATCGGTTCCTGTGGCCGGGATCTGTGCTGCGCCACCTTCCTCAACGACTTCGAGCCGGTGACCATCCGGATGGCGAAGGACCAGGACCTGCCGCTGAACCCGCTGCGCATCTCCGGGGCGTGTGGCCGGCTGATGTGCTGCCTGAAGTACGAACACCCGCTGTACGACGGAAGCAGCACTTACCCGACGCCGGGGCAGAGAGTCGAGACGCCCGATGGCCTGGGGAAAGTCGTGTCCAAGCATCCCCCGAGCGAGACCGTCACGGTGCGGCAGCTCTCCGACGGCGCGGTTAAGAGGTGCTCCCTGTCCGAGGTCTGCGGCTCGCGCCGCGCCTACGAGGACGAGGGTCGGACGGAACCTCGACTCACCGACTGA
- a CDS encoding helix-turn-helix domain-containing protein, with the protein MNHALQAAMAEAGETAESLAAQTGVDPKTAARWISPGRVPQPRRRVAIAALLGRDVGDLWPDVLRRREPQWLRAWVDWEREATALRWFEHTWVPGLLQTEAYARATLRGEALTPAEVEDIVASRIERQGILHRERPPLLVAVMHEQVLYQSAYGDRELMREQVKHLVECAGLPSVQVLIVPRGVGMYPGLGGPFIVAELPGGEHVAHVDSQAKAQIVNDASEVATLNRRWERIRSEAFPRSHSLDLIREAARSWT; encoded by the coding sequence ATGAACCACGCACTTCAAGCAGCCATGGCCGAGGCCGGCGAGACAGCGGAGAGCCTCGCAGCTCAAACGGGGGTGGACCCGAAGACCGCAGCGCGGTGGATCTCTCCGGGACGTGTGCCGCAACCCCGCCGACGCGTAGCGATAGCCGCGCTCCTCGGACGGGACGTTGGGGACCTATGGCCGGACGTCCTGAGACGTCGCGAGCCGCAGTGGCTGCGTGCCTGGGTGGACTGGGAGCGGGAAGCGACCGCCCTGCGGTGGTTCGAGCACACCTGGGTGCCCGGCTTACTCCAGACCGAGGCGTACGCGCGGGCGACTCTGCGGGGCGAGGCGCTGACGCCGGCCGAGGTCGAGGACATAGTGGCGTCCCGCATCGAACGGCAGGGCATACTCCACCGGGAGCGTCCACCCCTCTTGGTGGCCGTCATGCACGAGCAGGTGCTCTACCAGTCGGCATACGGCGACCGCGAGCTGATGCGCGAGCAGGTCAAGCACCTGGTGGAGTGCGCCGGCCTGCCGTCCGTCCAGGTGCTCATCGTGCCCAGGGGCGTCGGCATGTACCCGGGGTTGGGTGGGCCCTTCATAGTCGCCGAGCTGCCGGGCGGCGAGCATGTTGCGCATGTTGATAGTCAGGCGAAAGCGCAGATCGTAAATGATGCGTCCGAGGTTGCTACCCTGAACCGCAGGTGGGAGCGCATCAGGAGCGAAGCCTTCCCCCGCAGTCATTCACTCGACCTGATCAGGGAAGCGGCGAGATCATGGACATGA
- a CDS encoding DUF397 domain-containing protein, with product MTGARWRKSTYSGNNGGSCVEVADNLAGVILVRDTKDREGGTLAFAPAQWQGFVDLAKRIGPVG from the coding sequence ATGACCGGAGCGCGCTGGCGCAAGAGCACCTACAGCGGGAACAACGGCGGGTCGTGCGTAGAGGTCGCCGACAACCTGGCCGGCGTCATACTCGTCCGAGACACGAAGGACCGCGAGGGTGGCACCCTCGCCTTCGCCCCGGCGCAGTGGCAGGGGTTCGTTGACCTGGCCAAGCGGATCGGCCCGGTCGGCTGA
- a CDS encoding transposase translates to MAETRRRFDREFREGAVRIVRETGKPIAQVARDLGINNGTLANWVAQERRARGEAAAGGLGEDERAELARLRKENAELAMERDVLKRSVVLWVKEATK, encoded by the coding sequence ATGGCTGAAACGAGGAGACGGTTCGACCGGGAGTTCCGTGAGGGCGCCGTGCGGATCGTGCGGGAGACGGGTAAGCCGATCGCGCAGGTCGCTCGGGATCTGGGTATCAACAACGGCACTTTGGCGAACTGGGTGGCGCAGGAGCGTCGGGCTCGGGGCGAGGCCGCCGCGGGTGGTCTCGGTGAGGACGAACGCGCCGAGCTGGCCAGGCTGCGTAAGGAAAACGCTGAGCTGGCGATGGAGCGTGATGTCCTCAAGCGATCCGTGGTCCTGTGGGTCAAGGAGGCGACGAAGTGA
- a CDS encoding IS3 family transposase, producing MTVARFVAAQRTEHAVPHAVTCRALGLSQSWFYKWRDRRPTARQARRDALDEAIRAAFDASGGTYGSPRVTQDLHADGWQVSVNTVAARMARLGLAGRTPRRRRALTKQGKRPVAPDRVRRQFTAVAPDVLWCGDITEIVTDEGKLYLATVIDLHSRRLLGYAMGDRHDADLTQATLSMAAATRGGTVDGVIFHSDRGSEYTAAEYATACRRLGVLQSMGRVGCALDNAAAEAFNSTIKVEYIHRQRFRTRAEARLKIATWIVDFYNTRRRHSACDGMSPIDYERFIAQARLAQAA from the coding sequence GTGACCGTGGCCCGCTTCGTCGCCGCCCAGAGGACCGAGCATGCCGTGCCGCACGCGGTGACCTGCCGGGCGCTGGGGCTGTCGCAGTCGTGGTTCTACAAGTGGCGTGACCGGCGACCCACCGCACGGCAGGCCCGCCGCGATGCCCTCGACGAGGCGATCCGGGCAGCGTTCGACGCCTCCGGCGGCACCTACGGCTCCCCGCGGGTGACCCAGGACCTGCACGCCGACGGGTGGCAGGTGTCGGTCAACACCGTCGCGGCCCGCATGGCGCGGCTGGGTCTGGCCGGACGCACCCCGCGCCGCCGACGCGCCCTCACCAAGCAGGGCAAACGGCCGGTGGCACCGGACCGGGTCCGGCGGCAGTTCACCGCCGTCGCACCGGACGTGTTGTGGTGCGGCGACATCACCGAGATCGTTACCGACGAGGGCAAGCTGTACCTGGCCACGGTGATCGATCTGCACTCCCGCCGGCTGCTCGGCTACGCCATGGGCGACCGGCACGACGCCGACCTGACCCAGGCCACCCTGAGCATGGCCGCCGCGACCCGCGGCGGCACCGTGGACGGAGTGATCTTCCACAGCGACCGCGGCAGCGAGTACACCGCCGCCGAATACGCCACCGCCTGCCGCCGGCTGGGTGTCCTGCAATCGATGGGCCGGGTCGGCTGCGCCCTGGACAACGCCGCCGCGGAGGCGTTCAACTCCACCATCAAGGTCGAGTACATCCACCGGCAGCGGTTCCGCACCCGCGCCGAAGCCCGACTCAAGATCGCCACCTGGATCGTCGATTTCTACAACACCCGCCGACGCCACAGCGCCTGCGATGGCATGTCACCCATCGACTACGAACGCTTCATCGCCCAAGCCCGCCTGGCTCAGGCAGCTTAA
- a CDS encoding recombinase family protein, which yields MTPAAPRIKSLARRRAMRGGAGVMANAKRAVIYCRISLDKTGLGVSLESQETACRALCLAQGWSVARVVTDTITASDDDLPLDARPDWKTVVQTIESGEGDVIVAAHIDRVIRGNIDLEVVINLANEHGIGLATATGDIDLTTDVGRMVARILAAVARGEVERKAERQILANDRRVAEGKPQWIRRPFGYELDGTLRRDEAAAVKKGYQDVLKGKALSAVGREWNEAGFRTSAPSAETARSRKPRKREYNPTGLWNGVAVRELLRAPRNMAKSTLYGEIMGDGNWEEIVDETLWRAVNAKLADQERPDSGGGKLSNLLSGIATCSACDGTIGVDRRKNGEKVYVCKGSTRQPEVGRGHCSIGIDFADGQVVRRLIKQMEATGRVSFHPLPATVDTTDLVNREAEIARLMAELVEDRTQGLIDRAALRDGTAKLRAELADVQAELAKAGGYGPVEEVDVEAAFEEFDKLDLGEQRKILRDAFESIEVIPRGKGRRKAGEPAWRPELIRTEFTPAWS from the coding sequence ATGACCCCCGCAGCCCCCCGTATCAAGAGCCTCGCCCGACGCCGCGCCATGAGGGGCGGGGCCGGCGTCATGGCCAACGCCAAGCGGGCCGTGATCTATTGCCGGATCAGCCTCGACAAGACCGGCCTGGGCGTCAGCCTGGAGAGCCAAGAGACCGCATGTCGAGCACTCTGCCTGGCGCAAGGGTGGTCCGTAGCGAGGGTAGTTACGGACACCATCACCGCCTCCGACGACGACCTCCCTCTCGACGCCCGCCCGGACTGGAAGACCGTGGTCCAGACCATCGAGTCCGGCGAGGGTGACGTTATCGTCGCCGCCCACATCGACCGGGTCATCCGAGGCAACATCGACCTCGAAGTGGTCATCAACCTGGCCAACGAGCACGGTATCGGGCTGGCCACGGCCACTGGGGACATCGACCTCACCACGGACGTTGGTCGAATGGTCGCCCGCATCCTTGCGGCAGTGGCGCGCGGCGAGGTCGAGCGCAAGGCCGAGCGGCAGATCCTCGCCAACGACCGACGGGTGGCCGAAGGTAAGCCGCAGTGGATCCGCCGGCCCTTCGGCTACGAGCTGGACGGCACGCTTCGCCGGGACGAGGCGGCGGCGGTCAAGAAGGGGTACCAGGATGTACTCAAGGGCAAGGCGTTGTCGGCCGTTGGGCGAGAGTGGAACGAGGCCGGCTTCCGCACGTCGGCCCCGAGTGCGGAGACGGCCCGCTCCCGAAAGCCTCGCAAGCGGGAGTACAACCCGACCGGGCTCTGGAACGGCGTCGCTGTGCGGGAGTTGCTGCGCGCCCCGCGCAACATGGCGAAGTCAACGCTGTATGGCGAGATCATGGGGGACGGCAACTGGGAGGAGATCGTGGACGAGACGCTGTGGCGGGCGGTGAACGCGAAGCTGGCCGACCAGGAGCGGCCGGACTCGGGCGGGGGCAAGCTGTCCAACCTGCTGTCCGGCATTGCTACCTGCTCGGCCTGCGACGGGACGATCGGCGTCGACCGCCGCAAGAACGGGGAGAAGGTCTACGTCTGCAAGGGGTCGACCCGGCAGCCCGAGGTCGGTCGGGGGCACTGCTCGATCGGTATCGACTTCGCCGACGGACAGGTCGTCCGCCGGCTGATCAAGCAGATGGAGGCCACCGGCCGGGTCTCGTTCCACCCACTGCCGGCCACGGTCGACACGACGGACCTGGTGAACCGGGAGGCCGAGATCGCCCGACTCATGGCCGAGCTGGTCGAGGACCGGACCCAGGGGCTGATCGACCGGGCCGCCCTGCGGGACGGGACGGCGAAGCTGCGCGCCGAGCTGGCCGATGTCCAGGCCGAGCTGGCAAAGGCCGGCGGGTACGGCCCGGTCGAGGAGGTCGACGTGGAGGCGGCGTTCGAGGAGTTTGACAAGCTGGATCTGGGTGAGCAGCGCAAGATCCTCCGGGATGCCTTCGAGTCGATCGAGGTGATCCCTCGCGGCAAGGGCCGACGCAAGGCGGGCGAGCCGGCATGGCGGCCCGAGCTGATCAGGACGGAGTTCACCCCCGCCTGGTCCTGA
- a CDS encoding metallophosphoesterase family protein, translating into MLPPGPANRTTNLEPSSTRQRHPSVPVTLRGVSDHHPSPPTPPETTSADEGHPRRPRSTEPRELGFTPRRAVPWLAPFLLISTGIRTLLAMFFGAYLDKRELQNAFSDGVFRQVGPDGGLWLDYVADLGDGFDATYSVAYLIAQPELEVDGHRLPRAQALVMGGDQVYPSAGYEAYEDRCKGPYQAALPLATPGGPTLFAVPGNHDWYDGLTAFLRLFVRSRDQYFGGWRTEQSRSYFAVELPADWWLFGLDDQSGSYLDDPQLTYFETAAARLGPQSRVILAVPAPTWVRAVDTPTAYDSLDYFIRTVVAPTGATVRLVITGDLHHYARYAGPDRQLVTCGGGGAYLYPTHKLPERIEVPPRDTLARRASHSEPYDLAGRYPDAARSRRYGWGIFGRLPFRNPGFAALLGTLHTLLMLAMAGVAANRADSVEQRLFSVPLMAMLLVTVLGAGFFAKPPSASGKRHSRHWILGITHGLAHVALAAAGTWVWLQLPFYHWPWPLPVVAAAVVYGPVIGLVASELTAAYLLVAGSFGVNVNELFAGQGIEDAKSFLRLRIDPDGTLTIYPIAVDRVSRRWQVNPDQSPTASWLVPDAPLAPRLAEPPVTLRP; encoded by the coding sequence CTGCTTCCACCCGGCCCGGCGAACCGGACGACGAATCTCGAACCGTCCAGCACCAGACAGCGGCACCCATCGGTGCCCGTTACGCTCCGCGGAGTGAGTGACCACCACCCCTCGCCCCCCACCCCGCCCGAGACGACCAGCGCCGACGAGGGCCACCCCCGCCGCCCGCGCAGCACCGAGCCCCGGGAGCTGGGGTTCACGCCCCGCAGGGCGGTGCCGTGGCTCGCGCCGTTCCTGCTGATCAGCACCGGCATCCGTACGTTGCTCGCGATGTTCTTCGGGGCGTACCTGGACAAGCGGGAGTTGCAGAACGCCTTCTCCGACGGGGTGTTCCGGCAGGTCGGGCCGGACGGCGGGCTCTGGCTGGACTACGTCGCCGACCTGGGCGACGGGTTCGACGCCACGTACTCGGTGGCGTACCTGATCGCGCAGCCCGAGTTGGAGGTCGACGGGCACCGGCTGCCCCGGGCGCAGGCCCTGGTCATGGGCGGCGACCAGGTCTACCCGTCGGCCGGCTACGAGGCGTACGAGGACCGTTGCAAGGGGCCGTACCAGGCGGCCCTGCCGCTGGCCACGCCGGGCGGGCCCACGCTGTTCGCGGTGCCGGGCAACCACGACTGGTACGACGGCCTGACCGCGTTCCTGCGTCTCTTCGTCCGCTCCCGGGACCAGTACTTCGGCGGCTGGCGTACCGAGCAGTCCCGCTCCTACTTCGCCGTCGAGCTGCCCGCCGACTGGTGGCTGTTCGGCCTGGACGACCAGTCCGGGTCGTACCTGGACGATCCGCAACTCACCTACTTCGAGACGGCCGCCGCGCGGCTCGGCCCGCAGTCGCGGGTGATCCTGGCGGTGCCGGCACCGACCTGGGTGCGGGCGGTCGACACCCCCACCGCGTACGACTCGCTCGACTACTTCATCCGGACGGTCGTCGCGCCGACCGGAGCGACGGTGCGACTGGTGATCACCGGGGACCTGCACCACTACGCCCGCTACGCCGGCCCCGACCGGCAACTGGTCACCTGTGGCGGCGGCGGGGCGTACCTCTACCCGACGCACAAGCTCCCGGAGCGGATCGAGGTGCCGCCGCGCGACACGCTCGCCCGGCGGGCCAGCCACTCCGAGCCGTACGACCTGGCGGGCCGCTACCCCGACGCGGCCCGCTCCCGCCGGTACGGCTGGGGGATCTTCGGCCGGCTGCCGTTCCGCAATCCCGGCTTCGCCGCGCTGCTCGGCACCCTGCACACGCTGCTGATGCTGGCGATGGCCGGGGTCGCGGCGAACCGGGCGGACAGCGTCGAGCAGCGCCTGTTCAGCGTCCCCCTGATGGCGATGCTGCTGGTGACGGTCCTCGGTGCGGGCTTCTTCGCCAAGCCGCCCAGCGCGAGCGGCAAACGACACTCCCGGCACTGGATCCTGGGGATCACGCACGGGCTGGCGCACGTCGCGCTGGCCGCCGCCGGCACCTGGGTCTGGTTGCAGCTGCCGTTCTACCACTGGCCGTGGCCGCTGCCCGTGGTCGCCGCCGCAGTGGTCTACGGACCGGTGATCGGACTCGTGGCGAGCGAACTCACCGCCGCGTACCTGCTGGTCGCGGGAAGTTTCGGGGTGAACGTGAACGAACTCTTCGCCGGCCAGGGCATCGAGGACGCGAAGTCGTTCCTGCGCCTGCGGATCGACCCGGACGGCACGCTGACGATCTACCCGATCGCCGTCGACCGGGTCTCCCGGCGCTGGCAGGTCAACCCGGACCAGTCCCCCACCGCCTCCTGGCTGGTCCCGGACGCGCCCCTCGCCCCCCGTCTGGCCGAACCCCCGGTCACCCTGCGCCCCTGA